The following are encoded together in the Fundidesulfovibrio putealis DSM 16056 genome:
- a CDS encoding DUF3560 domain-containing protein: protein MQTMTATYSPEDNKLRLYASSRLDAGTYARVKAAGYKWAPQQELFVAPMWTPEREDLALELCGEIGDEDTSLVDRAEDRAERFEGYSEKRAADAHSARKAVDTLADGIPLGQPILVGHHSEKRARKDAERIENGMRKAVNLWETSKYWTTRAAGALAHAKYKELPGVRARRIKTLEADKRKQERSKAQAEMFLKLWANDAAAIKRKDGEPLTFRERALYITDRDHISRCFPLSEYPRTENTYEGSRSLWSALEDNIITPEQARDIAVEAHSRMIPWHDRWIAHYDNRLAYEKAMLEEQGASALLEKKPRPKQLPICNYRAPEGIAITRFDGRGQSEPFAQVEMTQAEYAAIWRDYKGTRMVDNSHRVRIAIVKSALVCVYLTDAKVHERPATIEVEAPKPQPRPIVPAPSKEENEDDKAFQALKEAAKKPVEVKAVPQLFPTPNAIAEQMVDLADIHPDHRVLEPSAGTGNLLRAIGDQPDKVAVEINLDLAEGLTRLGLSGLHIHRADFLACNGDLGTFDRIVMNPPFENGVDIKHIKHALHMLRPGGVLVALCANGPRQNDELKPLATTWENLPEGSFKEAGTGVRVALLTISKPHVRERAEMQSLI, encoded by the coding sequence ATGCAGACCATGACCGCCACATATTCGCCCGAAGACAACAAGTTGCGGCTGTACGCCTCAAGCCGCCTGGACGCCGGAACATACGCCCGCGTGAAGGCCGCCGGGTATAAGTGGGCACCGCAGCAAGAGCTTTTCGTTGCCCCGATGTGGACGCCCGAGCGTGAGGATCTCGCGCTTGAACTGTGCGGCGAGATTGGCGACGAAGACACCAGCTTGGTTGATCGTGCCGAAGATCGCGCCGAGCGGTTCGAGGGCTACTCCGAAAAGCGGGCAGCGGATGCGCACAGCGCCCGCAAAGCCGTTGACACGCTCGCGGACGGCATCCCGCTTGGCCAGCCGATCCTTGTGGGGCACCACAGCGAGAAACGCGCAAGAAAGGACGCGGAGCGCATCGAAAACGGCATGCGGAAGGCCGTAAACCTTTGGGAAACGTCAAAATACTGGACCACCAGGGCAGCCGGTGCCTTGGCCCATGCAAAATACAAGGAACTCCCCGGCGTGCGCGCTCGCCGCATCAAGACCCTTGAAGCAGACAAGCGGAAGCAGGAGCGCAGCAAGGCGCAAGCGGAAATGTTCCTGAAACTGTGGGCCAACGACGCAGCCGCTATCAAACGTAAGGACGGCGAGCCCCTGACCTTCCGCGAGCGGGCGCTTTACATCACCGACCGTGACCATATCTCACGCTGCTTCCCGCTCTCCGAGTACCCGCGCACGGAAAACACCTACGAAGGATCGCGAAGCCTTTGGAGCGCCTTAGAGGATAACATAATCACGCCCGAGCAGGCCCGCGACATCGCAGTGGAAGCACACTCCAGGATGATCCCCTGGCACGACCGATGGATTGCCCATTATGACAACCGGCTGGCCTACGAAAAGGCCATGTTGGAAGAACAGGGCGCAAGCGCGCTGCTGGAGAAGAAGCCGCGCCCTAAGCAACTCCCCATCTGCAACTATCGCGCGCCCGAAGGCATCGCCATCACGAGGTTCGACGGACGCGGCCAGTCTGAGCCCTTCGCACAGGTAGAGATGACGCAAGCCGAATATGCGGCCATCTGGCGCGACTATAAAGGCACACGAATGGTGGACAATTCCCACCGCGTCAGGATCGCCATCGTCAAGAGCGCGCTTGTGTGCGTCTACCTGACCGACGCCAAAGTGCACGAACGCCCGGCCACGATCGAGGTTGAGGCCCCCAAACCCCAACCGCGCCCGATTGTCCCCGCGCCGTCCAAGGAAGAAAACGAAGACGACAAAGCCTTTCAGGCTCTCAAGGAGGCTGCCAAGAAGCCCGTGGAGGTCAAGGCCGTGCCCCAGCTCTTCCCCACCCCGAACGCGATCGCCGAGCAAATGGTGGACCTGGCCGACATCCACCCCGATCACCGCGTGCTTGAGCCCAGCGCAGGCACGGGCAACCTGCTCCGGGCCATCGGCGACCAGCCCGACAAGGTAGCCGTGGAAATCAACCTGGACCTCGCCGAGGGCCTGACGCGCTTGGGCCTGTCCGGGCTCCACATCCACCGGGCGGATTTCCTGGCCTGCAACGGCGACCTTGGCACCTTTGACCGGATCGTGATGAATCCGCCCTTTGAGAACGGCGTGGACATCAAGCACATCAAGCACGCCTTGCACATGCTCCGCCCTGGGGGCGTCCTGGTGGCCCTGTGCGCCAACGGGCCGCGCCAGAATGACGAGCTGAAGCCCCTGGCCACTACCTGGGAAAACCTCCCGGAGGGCTCCTTCAAGGAAGCGGGAACAGGCGTCAGGGTCGCCCTGCTCACCATCAGTAAACCCCATGTCCGGGAACGTGCTGAGATGCAAAGCCTGATCTAG
- a CDS encoding SprT-like domain-containing protein, with translation MGAKPELTGREYTGIERAYAFFNERLFDGELPDLLITYQRKAGSCGYYSPGRFERRDGSGSVPELALNPAVFRKQTDVEILQTLGHEMAHHWQWCFGKPTRGGYHNKEWAGKMEAIGLIPSDTGQPGGRKVGPSMSDYVMPGGLFEQVCQELLAAGFRFNFQSVDCLPTAPVQADGEEGEGGEPKPRKPRQSKLKYTCPCGQNAWGKPGLAMMCAKCEGAFVGEGSA, from the coding sequence ATGGGCGCTAAACCGGAACTTACTGGCAGGGAATACACCGGAATCGAGCGTGCTTACGCCTTTTTCAATGAGCGCCTGTTCGATGGTGAGCTGCCCGATTTGCTCATCACCTACCAGCGCAAGGCGGGCTCGTGCGGGTACTACTCGCCGGGACGGTTCGAGCGCCGGGACGGTTCCGGCAGTGTCCCGGAGTTGGCTTTGAACCCCGCAGTCTTTCGGAAGCAGACGGACGTTGAGATATTGCAGACCCTCGGGCACGAAATGGCCCATCACTGGCAGTGGTGCTTCGGCAAGCCCACCCGGGGCGGCTACCACAACAAGGAATGGGCGGGGAAGATGGAGGCAATCGGACTCATACCTTCCGACACTGGCCAGCCTGGGGGCCGTAAAGTCGGCCCGAGCATGTCCGACTATGTGATGCCCGGCGGACTGTTTGAACAGGTCTGCCAGGAGCTACTTGCCGCCGGTTTCCGCTTCAACTTTCAGAGCGTGGATTGCTTGCCCACGGCACCGGTCCAGGCCGATGGCGAGGAGGGCGAAGGTGGTGAGCCCAAGCCCAGAAAGCCCAGGCAAAGCAAGCTCAAATACACATGCCCATGCGGGCAAAACGCCTGGGGCAAGCCCGGTCTGGCCATGATGTGCGCAAAGTGCGAGGGGGCTTTTGTCGGGGAAGGTTCTGCTTAA
- a CDS encoding single-stranded DNA-binding protein: MSSLNSMNKVSLIGRLGQDPKLTYLPSGRAVAEMNVATSETYKNQAGEKVQAVEWHRVKVFGESAKFYAEHLYKGRLVYVEGSLKTRSWEKDGQKHYMTEIVLANGSHCIKFLEKKKSEGEDSKNKSGGEDDYGPAFPSEASGMDDVPF, encoded by the coding sequence ATGAGCAGCCTGAACAGCATGAACAAGGTGTCCCTCATCGGCAGATTGGGCCAGGACCCCAAGCTCACATACCTGCCCTCCGGGCGTGCCGTGGCCGAAATGAACGTGGCCACCAGCGAAACCTACAAGAACCAGGCCGGGGAGAAAGTCCAGGCGGTGGAGTGGCACCGCGTCAAGGTGTTCGGCGAATCGGCAAAGTTCTACGCCGAGCATCTTTACAAGGGCCGCCTGGTCTACGTCGAAGGCTCTTTGAAGACTCGTTCCTGGGAGAAGGACGGCCAAAAGCACTACATGACTGAAATCGTTCTGGCCAACGGCTCCCACTGCATCAAGTTCCTGGAGAAGAAGAAGTCCGAGGGCGAGGACAGCAAGAACAAGTCAGGGGGCGAAGATGACTACGGTCCGGCTTTCCCGTCCGAGGCCTCGGGCATGGATGACGTGCCGTTCTAG
- a CDS encoding type IV secretory system conjugative DNA transfer family protein: MKDPDTKRTLKKSLAVAFVVLFSSSFILYRGNAFIQTLAIWHYEYFSMEAIANTDARSIPYFFTHQPMYDWLVVFIVPSILLALTTACACGMAGLSLKQHDSIKGVLAQHRGEKRLKPRHWKRFTRQTENTVPIGLSFKTALPVAIPHEWLTQHLCLIGTTGAGKTVSLYNFIINAALNRKAIVFVDGKGDRGNIRKFKSTMADYGIPCSVITMDGDTAYNAFSSGTPDELTDKIIGLFDWSEEHYKLGARSFLQQLLIAFTLRGKRPSLSNVVEYCDRRNVKRLLGIKDDPKKAKKQKEDAKVEPFGPEDVDRKMPEQVVEPEALRCWRLMENVDPKAVSGLQGRISALAEGDLRPIFKDGGLNLADSIERKEAVLFSLDSLRYPEQSRALGRLIVNDLKTAISVHSRNSQETPEPVALFFDEFNVFASHQVVDIINKSRSAGFEALLAFQSLADIDKLESGEALRRQIIQNCNTLMVQKQNDHKDAEELASLFGTKEALKSTAQSDEDEFTGMMSNRLVREFVVHPDDIKRLETGQAFVRHGVYEDKVQMASN, encoded by the coding sequence ATGAAAGACCCGGACACCAAGCGGACGCTAAAAAAAAGTCTGGCAGTGGCCTTTGTGGTGTTATTTTCAAGCTCGTTCATTCTGTACCGAGGCAATGCGTTTATTCAGACTTTGGCAATCTGGCACTACGAATATTTCAGCATGGAGGCCATTGCAAATACCGACGCGCGAAGCATTCCTTACTTCTTCACCCATCAACCCATGTATGACTGGCTGGTGGTTTTCATCGTTCCGTCCATCCTGCTTGCCCTGACAACCGCTTGCGCCTGTGGGATGGCCGGTCTGTCACTCAAGCAGCATGATTCCATCAAGGGTGTTCTCGCGCAACACAGGGGCGAGAAGCGGCTGAAGCCGCGTCACTGGAAGCGCTTCACAAGGCAGACGGAAAACACCGTGCCCATCGGGTTGAGCTTCAAGACGGCATTGCCCGTGGCCATTCCCCACGAGTGGCTCACGCAGCATCTCTGTCTCATAGGGACTACAGGTGCGGGCAAGACCGTGAGCCTCTACAACTTCATCATTAACGCCGCGCTGAATCGAAAGGCCATCGTCTTCGTGGATGGCAAGGGCGACCGTGGCAATATCCGAAAGTTCAAATCCACAATGGCTGACTATGGAATTCCCTGTTCCGTCATCACCATGGACGGAGATACCGCGTACAATGCCTTTTCGTCAGGCACCCCGGATGAACTTACGGATAAGATCATCGGCCTGTTCGACTGGAGCGAAGAACACTACAAGCTCGGAGCCAGGAGCTTCCTGCAACAACTGCTCATCGCGTTCACATTGCGCGGAAAACGCCCCTCCCTTTCCAACGTGGTGGAATACTGCGATCGCCGGAACGTGAAGCGGCTTCTGGGCATAAAAGACGATCCCAAGAAGGCAAAGAAGCAGAAGGAGGACGCGAAGGTCGAACCCTTCGGTCCTGAGGACGTGGACAGGAAAATGCCTGAGCAGGTGGTGGAGCCTGAAGCGCTCCGCTGCTGGCGGCTGATGGAGAATGTTGATCCCAAGGCCGTATCCGGCCTTCAGGGACGCATTTCAGCGCTGGCCGAAGGAGATCTTCGGCCGATCTTCAAGGATGGCGGGTTGAACCTGGCCGACTCCATCGAGCGCAAGGAGGCGGTTCTCTTCAGCCTCGACAGCCTGAGGTATCCTGAACAGAGCCGGGCGCTCGGGCGGCTCATCGTCAACGACCTGAAAACCGCCATTTCCGTCCACTCCCGAAACAGTCAGGAAACCCCCGAGCCGGTGGCCTTGTTCTTCGACGAATTCAACGTCTTCGCTTCGCACCAGGTCGTGGACATCATCAACAAATCCCGCAGCGCGGGATTTGAAGCGCTCCTCGCCTTCCAGAGCCTGGCGGACATCGACAAGCTGGAGAGCGGCGAGGCTCTTCGCCGGCAGATCATCCAGAACTGCAACACGCTCATGGTGCAGAAGCAGAACGACCACAAGGATGCCGAAGAGCTTGCAAGCTTGTTCGGCACAAAGGAGGCGCTCAAATCCACAGCACAGTCAGACGAGGACGAGTTCACCGGCATGATGAGCAACCGCCTGGTGCGGGAGTTCGTCGTGCACCCGGACGACATCAAGCGGCTGGAGACCGGGCAGGCCTTTGTCAGGCACGGCGTCTATGAAGACAAAGTGCAGATGGCTTCCAACTAG